From the Lolium rigidum isolate FL_2022 chromosome 2, APGP_CSIRO_Lrig_0.1, whole genome shotgun sequence genome, one window contains:
- the LOC124691627 gene encoding pre-mRNA-splicing factor ATP-dependent RNA helicase DEAH7-like, protein MMQEMDYDADRAWYDREEEHGAVFSADNCLGDDASFRIKKTAKLTRHDGTRVTLAQTKRLSHITAENARWEDSQLCRSGAVRRTGVQTEFDDENERRVTLLVHDTKPLFLDGQAVLSEQAEPVTPLKDPTSDMAIIARRGSLMVREIREKQSMNKSRQRFWELAGSKLGDILGVEKTAEQVDTDTSVVVGFKEKLKFSQHMKEKAEAVSDFAKSKSLSEQRQYLPIYAARDDLLEVVRENQVVVVIGETGSGKTTQLTQYLHEDGYTRTGLVGCTQPRRVAAMSVARRVSEEMGTALGDEVGYAIRFEDVTCPNTKIKYMTDGVLLRETLKDADLDRYRVIIMDEAHERSLNTDILFGILRKVVACRRDFKLIVTSATLNADKFSKFFGGAPVFHIPGRTFPVNILFSKTPCEDYVEAAVKQAMAIHITSGPGDILIFMTGQEEIEAACYALAERMEQLVSSSTKPVPNLLILPIYSQLPADLQAKIFQKAQEGTRKCIVATNIAETSLTVDGILYVIDTGYGKMKVHNPRMGMDALQVFPCSRAAADQRAGRAGRTGPGTCYRLFTESAYQNEMLLNPVPEIQRTNLGNVVLLLKSLNVENLLNFDFMDPPPPENILNSMYQLWLLGALNNLGGLTSLGRKMVEFPLDPTLAKMLLMGKELGCLEEVLTIVSMLSVPSVFFRPKDRAEESDAAREKFFVPESDHLTLLNVYKQWELNQCRVDWCSDHFLHVKGLQKAREVRSQLLDILNALRIPLTPCCMEWDVVRKAICSAYFQNSAQLKGIGEYVNCQNGIPCHLHPSSALYGLGYTPEYVVYHELVLTAKEYMQCVTAVDPQWLAKVGPMLFSVKEGDTSFLDRGRWHDEEKSTMDEMEKMRQEQVEAAGRENGRLEKRGKRQQVAMPGLKKGLAYMRPKRRMGL, encoded by the coding sequence ATGATGCAGGAGATGGATTATGACGCCGACCGCGCTTGGTACGACCGTGAAGAAGAACACGGCGCTGTATTCAGTGCTGACAATTGTCTTGGAGATGATGCATCCTTTCGAATTAAGAAGACGGCAAAGCTGACTCGCCACGATGGAACTCGGGTGACTCTTGCTCAGACCAAAAGGCTGTCACATATCACCGCCGAGAATGCTCGGTGGGAGGACAGCCAGCTGTGCAGATCCGGAGCCGTTCGAAGGACAGGGGTGCAGACAGAGTTCGATGATGAAAATGAGCGTAGAGTGACACTACTTGTTCATGACACGAAACCCCTGTTCCTTGATGGACAGGCAGTGTTATCAGAGCAAGCGGAGCCTGTGACGCCGCTCAAGGACCCAACGTCCGACATGGCTATCATCGCACGCAGAGGCTCTCTTATGGTCAGGGAGATCCGTGAGAAGCAGAGTATGAACAAGTCGAGACAGCGCTTCTGGGAGCTTGCCGGATCGAAGCTTGGTGATATTCTGGGTGTCGAGAAAACAGCTGAACAGGTCGATACTGATACATCGGTTGTTGTTGGTTTTAAAGAGAAGCTGAAATTTTCACAGCACATGAAGGAAAAAGCAGAGGCCGTCAGTGATTTTGCAAAATCGAAATCTCTTTCTGAGCAGAGGCAATATCTTCCCATATACGCTGCCCGGGATGACCTTCTAGAGGTTGTGCGTGAGAACCAGGTGGTCGTGGTCATTGGCGAAACTGGTTCCGGGAAGACTACCCAGCTCACTCAGTATCTTCATGAGGATGGATACACAAGGACTGGCCTCGTCGGTTGCACACAACCAAGACGTGTGGCTGCCATGAGTGTCGCTCGGCGTGTCAGCGAAGAGATGGGGACTGCGCTTGGGGACGAAGTTGGATATGCTATCCGGTTTGAGGATGTAACGTGTCCTAACACGAAGATAAAGTACATGACAGATGGAGTGCTTCTCCGCGAAACATTGAAGGATGCTGACCTTGACAGATACCGGGTTATCATCATGGATGAGGCGCATGAGAGATCACTCAACACTGATATTTTGTTCGGTATACTGAGGAAGGTTGTTGCATGTCGACGGGATTTTAAGCTAATCGTCACGTCTGCAACACTAAATGCAGACAAGTTCTCGAAATTCTTTGGAGGCGCACCTGTATTTCACATACCAGGCAGGACATTTCCAGTGAATATCTTGTTCAGCAAAACGCCATGTGAAGACTATGTGGAAGCGGCAGTGAAGCAGGCCATGGCAATCCACATAACGAGTGGCCCTGGGGACATACTCATCTTCATGACTGGGCAGGAAGAGATTGAGGCTGCTTGCTATGCGCTTGCCGAGCGCATGGAGCAGCTAGTATCATCATCCACCAAGCCTGTACCCAATCTCTTAATCTTGCCCATCTATTCGCAGTTGCCCGCTGACTTGCAggccaagatctttcagaaggcgCAAGAGGGCACTCGCAAATGCATCGTTGCTACCAACATCGCCGAGACATCCCTGACAGTAGATGGTATTTTGTATGTCATTGATACTGGGTATGGAAAGATGAAGGTACACAATCCACGGATGGGCATGGACGCTCTTCAGGTGTTTCCATGTAGCCGAGCAGCGGCAGACCAGCGTGCGGGGCGTGCAGGAAGAACTGGTCCTGGCACATGCTACAGGCTGTTCACCGAATCAGCTTACCAGAATGAGATGCTCCTTAACCCCGTGCCAGAGATCCAAAGGACCAACCTTGGGAATGTGGTCCTTTTGCTGAAATCTCTCaatgtcgaaaatttgctcaattTCGACTTCATGGACCCACCTCCCCCGGAGAATATCCTGAACTCCATGTACCAGCTCTGGCTCTTGGGCGCCTTGAACAATCTGGGTGGCCTTACAAGTCTAGGTCGTAAGATGGTGGAGTTCCCATTAGACCCAACCCTGGCAAAGATGCTTCTCATGGGGAAGGAGCTGGGGTGCCTTGAGGAAGTACTGACAATTGTGTCCATGCTCTCGGTGCCATCGGTATTCTTCCGGCCAAAAGATCGAGCAGAGGAGAGTGATGCCGCAAGGGAGAAGTTCTTTGTCCCGGAATCTGACCATCTGACACTCCTCAATGTATACAAGCAATGGGAGTTGAACCAATGCAGGGTAGACTGGTGCAGTGACCACTTCCTCCATGTCAAGGGTCTCCAGAAGGCTCGGGAAGTGAGGTCTCAGTTGCTGGACATACTAAATGCCCTGAGGATCCCGCTGACTCCATGCTGTATGGAATGGGACGTGGTGAGGAAGGCCATCTGCTCAGCATACTTCCAGAATTCCGCACAGCTGAAGGGCATTGGAGAGTACGTCAACTGTCAGAATGGGATTCCGTGCCATCTGCATCCCAGCAGCGCCCTCTACGGTCTCGGCTACACCCCCGAGTACGTCGTCTACCACGAGCTTGTCCTGACAGCCAAGGAGTATATGCAATGTGTCACTGCAGTTGACCCACAATGGCTGGCGAAGGTGGGTCCCATGTTGTTCTCTGTGAAGGAGGGCGACACCTCCTTCCTTGACCGCGGGAGGTGGCATGATGAGGAGAAGTCGACCATGGATGAGATGGAGAAGATGAGGCAGGAGCAAGTGGAGGCGGCAGGCAGAGAGAATGGGAGGCTGGAGAAGAGAGGCAAGCGGCAGCAGGTTGCTATGCCGGGACTGAAGAAAGGTTTGGCGTATATGAGGCCCAAAAGGAGGATGGGTTTGTAG